The following are encoded in a window of Manduca sexta isolate Smith_Timp_Sample1 chromosome 16, JHU_Msex_v1.0, whole genome shotgun sequence genomic DNA:
- the LOC115452302 gene encoding optineurin isoform X2, with the protein MTSKLENSDDESFIILDQSPGSSLGMKCDSLENGGCRIDKEHLQEAIEDLPGEVNLAFKAHFKIDDCPSPASMMVASTIVTDEGSTEELQKRFAEILDENVILKSSLQQNNDSMKQQFMLIKSCQEDMMKTHLMHKEKFEETKELIERLRQENKKLKQDVSRLMEKEALANNESGDQVKSGPPSAVEFVASPDDDTINKLTAQLELVEKQRRQVIVDNEKLTWQKESLEHIVDATSKERDDIKEKLKDLELQMSNKESEYNMEIDKLKCHIQDLQNQLDAVSNTTYMSTEQISQRDSTIQQLEAKVASLQTNLKNAQLKIMEMENVKLEYSKYKSEVAKTVKTYKDQVQEMHTRLTEATTTMFQPVSLSLGSETDSTGSNNLKIYNRTLKHLSDLLNKLTHGLSDSLVETLGASASLCDLKLDNTSVDQFKAGLDEIKQQLERQHSDALGNIGQVRGTLSIFEGIFKDYNNLVDKLNQQQPRAPSSDAAMLSAALAARDKELRALQLQLHTLRGQKEDVELLRAQIDVYKNDFEEEREARERIAAEKDNILADLQGLQRRNQDLMKELQEIRKASRPASAVSTSGAGASRVATENRVYKCPKCMRFKTQIYETMQEHLDFCLDD; encoded by the exons ATGACATCAAAATTGGAGAACAGTGATGACGAGTCGTTCATTATCCTGGACCAGTCCCCTGGGTCTAGCCTCGGCATGAAGTGTGACAGTCTTGAAAATGGCGGTTGCAGAATTGACAAGGAGCATTTGCAGGAAGCCATCGAGGACCTGCCTGGAGAAGTCAATTTGGCGTTTAAAGCGCATTTTAAAATTGACGATTGC CCGTCGCCAGCTAGCATGATGGTGGCCAGTACGATAGTGACCGATGAGGGCTCCACCGAAGAGTTGCAGAAACGTTTCGCTGAGATATTGGACGAGAACGTCATACTGAAGTCCTCGCTGCAGCAAAACAATGATTCAATGAAGCAGCAGTTCATGCTGATCAAGTCGTGTCAGGAGGATATGATGAAAACACATCTGATGCATAAGGAAAAGTTTGAAGAGACCAAAGAATTAATTGAGAGA CTGCGTCAAGAAAACAAAAAGCTCAAGCAAGACGTCTCCCGTCTAATGGAGAAGGAGGCGCTCGCCAACAATGAGAGTGGTGACCAAGTGAAGTCAGGCCCGCCGTCGGCCGTGGAGTTCGTAGCTTCCCCCGACGACGACACCATCAACAAACTCACTGCGCAGTTGGAACTCGTCGAGAAACAAAGGAGACAG GTTATAGTGGACAACGAGAAGCTGACGTGGCAGAAGGAATCGTTGGAGCACATCGTGGACGCCACTTCCAAAGAGAGGGATGATATCAAAGAGAAACTTAAAGACCTTGAG CTACAAATGTCAAACAAAGAATCAGAATACAATATGGAGATTGATAAGCTGAAGTGTCACATACAAGATCTGCAAAACCAACTGGACGCTGTCAGCAACACT ACGTACATGTCGACAGAACAGATAAGCCAGCGCGATTCCACAATACAGCAGCTGGAGGCGAAGGTGGCCAGTCTACAGACCAACCTCAAGAACGCACAGCTCAAGATCATGGAAATGGAAAATGTGAAG TTGGAGTACAGCAAATACAAATCTGAAGTGGCGAAGACTGTGAAAACTTACAAGGATCAAGTGCAAGAGATGCATACGAGACTCACTGAAGCTACAACCACG ATGTTCCAACCAGTAAGTCTGTCGCTAGGCAGTGAAACTGACAGCACTGGTTCGAACAATCTCAAAATATACAACAGGACGTTGAAACATCTGAGTGATCTACTGAACAAGTTAACGCATGG GTTATCAGATAGTCTGGTGGAAACTCTAGGTGCTTCGGCCAGTTTGTGCGACCTAAAACTGGATAATACCAGTGTAGACCAGTTCAAAGCCGGCCTCGACGAGATCAAACAACAGTTAGAGAGACAACATAGCGACGCTCTGGGCAATAT CGGTCAAGTGAGAGGCACACTATCGATATTCGAAGGCATATTCAAGGACTACAACAATCTCGTCGATAAGTTGAATCAGCAGCAACCA CGCGCGCCGTCGTCGGACGCGGCGATGCTGtcggcggcgctggcggcgcgcGACAAGGAGCTGCGCGCGCTGCAGCTGCAGCTGCACACGCTGCGGGGGCAGAAGGAGGATGTTGAACTGCTGCGCGCGCAGATCGACGTCTACAA GAACGATTTCGAAGAGGAACGCGAGGCGCGGGAGAGAATAGCGGCGGAGAAGGACAACATCCTCGCTGACCTACAGGGTCTGCAGAGACGGAACCAGGATCTAATGAAAGAG TTACAAGAAATTCGAAAGGCGTCACGTCCGGCGTCCGCCGTCTCGACTTCCGGTGCCGGGGCCAGTAGAGTCGCCACTGAGAATAGG
- the LOC115452302 gene encoding optineurin isoform X3, translating to MTSKLENSDDESFIILDQSPGSSLGMKCDSLENGGCRIDKEHLQEAIEDLPGEVNLAFKAHFKIDDCPSPASMMVASTIVTDEGSTEELQKRFAEILDENVILKSSLQQNNDSMKQQFMLIKSCQEDMMKTHLMHKEKFEETKELIERLRQENKKLKQDVSRLMEKEALANNESGDQVKSGPPSAVEFVASPDDDTINKLTAQLELVEKQRRQVIVDNEKLTWQKESLEHIVDATSKERDDIKEKLKDLELQMSNKESEYNMEIDKLKCHIQDLQNQLDAVSNTTYMSTEQISQRDSTIQQLEAKVASLQTNLKNAQLKIMEMENVKLEYSKYKSEVAKTVKTYKDQVQEMHTRLTEATTTMFQPVSLSLGSETDSTGSNNLKIYNRTLKHLSDLLNKLTHGLSDSLVETLGASASLCDLKLDNTSVDQFKAGLDEIKQQLERQHSDALGNIGQVRGTLSIFEGIFKDYNNLVDKLNQQQPRAPSSDAAMLSAALAARDKELRALQLQLHTLRGQKEDVELLRAQIDVYKNDFEEEREARERIAAEKDNILADLQGLQRRNQDLMKELQEIRKASRPASAVSTSGAGASRVATENRDVPKKKKICTNKEQNY from the exons ATGACATCAAAATTGGAGAACAGTGATGACGAGTCGTTCATTATCCTGGACCAGTCCCCTGGGTCTAGCCTCGGCATGAAGTGTGACAGTCTTGAAAATGGCGGTTGCAGAATTGACAAGGAGCATTTGCAGGAAGCCATCGAGGACCTGCCTGGAGAAGTCAATTTGGCGTTTAAAGCGCATTTTAAAATTGACGATTGC CCGTCGCCAGCTAGCATGATGGTGGCCAGTACGATAGTGACCGATGAGGGCTCCACCGAAGAGTTGCAGAAACGTTTCGCTGAGATATTGGACGAGAACGTCATACTGAAGTCCTCGCTGCAGCAAAACAATGATTCAATGAAGCAGCAGTTCATGCTGATCAAGTCGTGTCAGGAGGATATGATGAAAACACATCTGATGCATAAGGAAAAGTTTGAAGAGACCAAAGAATTAATTGAGAGA CTGCGTCAAGAAAACAAAAAGCTCAAGCAAGACGTCTCCCGTCTAATGGAGAAGGAGGCGCTCGCCAACAATGAGAGTGGTGACCAAGTGAAGTCAGGCCCGCCGTCGGCCGTGGAGTTCGTAGCTTCCCCCGACGACGACACCATCAACAAACTCACTGCGCAGTTGGAACTCGTCGAGAAACAAAGGAGACAG GTTATAGTGGACAACGAGAAGCTGACGTGGCAGAAGGAATCGTTGGAGCACATCGTGGACGCCACTTCCAAAGAGAGGGATGATATCAAAGAGAAACTTAAAGACCTTGAG CTACAAATGTCAAACAAAGAATCAGAATACAATATGGAGATTGATAAGCTGAAGTGTCACATACAAGATCTGCAAAACCAACTGGACGCTGTCAGCAACACT ACGTACATGTCGACAGAACAGATAAGCCAGCGCGATTCCACAATACAGCAGCTGGAGGCGAAGGTGGCCAGTCTACAGACCAACCTCAAGAACGCACAGCTCAAGATCATGGAAATGGAAAATGTGAAG TTGGAGTACAGCAAATACAAATCTGAAGTGGCGAAGACTGTGAAAACTTACAAGGATCAAGTGCAAGAGATGCATACGAGACTCACTGAAGCTACAACCACG ATGTTCCAACCAGTAAGTCTGTCGCTAGGCAGTGAAACTGACAGCACTGGTTCGAACAATCTCAAAATATACAACAGGACGTTGAAACATCTGAGTGATCTACTGAACAAGTTAACGCATGG GTTATCAGATAGTCTGGTGGAAACTCTAGGTGCTTCGGCCAGTTTGTGCGACCTAAAACTGGATAATACCAGTGTAGACCAGTTCAAAGCCGGCCTCGACGAGATCAAACAACAGTTAGAGAGACAACATAGCGACGCTCTGGGCAATAT CGGTCAAGTGAGAGGCACACTATCGATATTCGAAGGCATATTCAAGGACTACAACAATCTCGTCGATAAGTTGAATCAGCAGCAACCA CGCGCGCCGTCGTCGGACGCGGCGATGCTGtcggcggcgctggcggcgcgcGACAAGGAGCTGCGCGCGCTGCAGCTGCAGCTGCACACGCTGCGGGGGCAGAAGGAGGATGTTGAACTGCTGCGCGCGCAGATCGACGTCTACAA GAACGATTTCGAAGAGGAACGCGAGGCGCGGGAGAGAATAGCGGCGGAGAAGGACAACATCCTCGCTGACCTACAGGGTCTGCAGAGACGGAACCAGGATCTAATGAAAGAG TTACAAGAAATTCGAAAGGCGTCACGTCCGGCGTCCGCCGTCTCGACTTCCGGTGCCGGGGCCAGTAGAGTCGCCACTGAGAATAGG
- the LOC115452302 gene encoding optineurin isoform X1 yields MTSKLENSDDESFIILDQSPGSSLGMKCDSLENGGCRIDKEHLQEAIEDLPGEVNLAFKAHFKIDDCPSPASMMVASTIVTDEGSTEELQKRFAEILDENVILKSSLQQNNDSMKQQFMLIKSCQEDMMKTHLMHKEKFEETKELIERLRQENKKLKQDVSRLMEKEALANNESGDQVKSGPPSAVEFVASPDDDTINKLTAQLELVEKQRRQVIVDNEKLTWQKESLEHIVDATSKERDDIKEKLKDLELQMSNKESEYNMEIDKLKCHIQDLQNQLDAVSNTTYMSTEQISQRDSTIQQLEAKVASLQTNLKNAQLKIMEMENVKLEYSKYKSEVAKTVKTYKDQVQEMHTRLTEATTTMFQPVSLSLGSETDSTGSNNLKIYNRTLKHLSDLLNKLTHGLSDSLVETLGASASLCDLKLDNTSVDQFKAGLDEIKQQLERQHSDALGNIGQVRGTLSIFEGIFKDYNNLVDKLNQQQPRAPSSDAAMLSAALAARDKELRALQLQLHTLRGQKEDVELLRAQIDVYKNDFEEEREARERIAAEKDNILADLQGLQRRNQDLMKELQEIRKASRPASAVSTSGAGASRVATENRVYKCPKCMRFKTQIYETMQEHLDFCLDDW; encoded by the exons ATGACATCAAAATTGGAGAACAGTGATGACGAGTCGTTCATTATCCTGGACCAGTCCCCTGGGTCTAGCCTCGGCATGAAGTGTGACAGTCTTGAAAATGGCGGTTGCAGAATTGACAAGGAGCATTTGCAGGAAGCCATCGAGGACCTGCCTGGAGAAGTCAATTTGGCGTTTAAAGCGCATTTTAAAATTGACGATTGC CCGTCGCCAGCTAGCATGATGGTGGCCAGTACGATAGTGACCGATGAGGGCTCCACCGAAGAGTTGCAGAAACGTTTCGCTGAGATATTGGACGAGAACGTCATACTGAAGTCCTCGCTGCAGCAAAACAATGATTCAATGAAGCAGCAGTTCATGCTGATCAAGTCGTGTCAGGAGGATATGATGAAAACACATCTGATGCATAAGGAAAAGTTTGAAGAGACCAAAGAATTAATTGAGAGA CTGCGTCAAGAAAACAAAAAGCTCAAGCAAGACGTCTCCCGTCTAATGGAGAAGGAGGCGCTCGCCAACAATGAGAGTGGTGACCAAGTGAAGTCAGGCCCGCCGTCGGCCGTGGAGTTCGTAGCTTCCCCCGACGACGACACCATCAACAAACTCACTGCGCAGTTGGAACTCGTCGAGAAACAAAGGAGACAG GTTATAGTGGACAACGAGAAGCTGACGTGGCAGAAGGAATCGTTGGAGCACATCGTGGACGCCACTTCCAAAGAGAGGGATGATATCAAAGAGAAACTTAAAGACCTTGAG CTACAAATGTCAAACAAAGAATCAGAATACAATATGGAGATTGATAAGCTGAAGTGTCACATACAAGATCTGCAAAACCAACTGGACGCTGTCAGCAACACT ACGTACATGTCGACAGAACAGATAAGCCAGCGCGATTCCACAATACAGCAGCTGGAGGCGAAGGTGGCCAGTCTACAGACCAACCTCAAGAACGCACAGCTCAAGATCATGGAAATGGAAAATGTGAAG TTGGAGTACAGCAAATACAAATCTGAAGTGGCGAAGACTGTGAAAACTTACAAGGATCAAGTGCAAGAGATGCATACGAGACTCACTGAAGCTACAACCACG ATGTTCCAACCAGTAAGTCTGTCGCTAGGCAGTGAAACTGACAGCACTGGTTCGAACAATCTCAAAATATACAACAGGACGTTGAAACATCTGAGTGATCTACTGAACAAGTTAACGCATGG GTTATCAGATAGTCTGGTGGAAACTCTAGGTGCTTCGGCCAGTTTGTGCGACCTAAAACTGGATAATACCAGTGTAGACCAGTTCAAAGCCGGCCTCGACGAGATCAAACAACAGTTAGAGAGACAACATAGCGACGCTCTGGGCAATAT CGGTCAAGTGAGAGGCACACTATCGATATTCGAAGGCATATTCAAGGACTACAACAATCTCGTCGATAAGTTGAATCAGCAGCAACCA CGCGCGCCGTCGTCGGACGCGGCGATGCTGtcggcggcgctggcggcgcgcGACAAGGAGCTGCGCGCGCTGCAGCTGCAGCTGCACACGCTGCGGGGGCAGAAGGAGGATGTTGAACTGCTGCGCGCGCAGATCGACGTCTACAA GAACGATTTCGAAGAGGAACGCGAGGCGCGGGAGAGAATAGCGGCGGAGAAGGACAACATCCTCGCTGACCTACAGGGTCTGCAGAGACGGAACCAGGATCTAATGAAAGAG TTACAAGAAATTCGAAAGGCGTCACGTCCGGCGTCCGCCGTCTCGACTTCCGGTGCCGGGGCCAGTAGAGTCGCCACTGAGAATAGG
- the LOC115452302 gene encoding optineurin isoform X4, with the protein MMVASTIVTDEGSTEELQKRFAEILDENVILKSSLQQNNDSMKQQFMLIKSCQEDMMKTHLMHKEKFEETKELIERLRQENKKLKQDVSRLMEKEALANNESGDQVKSGPPSAVEFVASPDDDTINKLTAQLELVEKQRRQVIVDNEKLTWQKESLEHIVDATSKERDDIKEKLKDLELQMSNKESEYNMEIDKLKCHIQDLQNQLDAVSNTTYMSTEQISQRDSTIQQLEAKVASLQTNLKNAQLKIMEMENVKLEYSKYKSEVAKTVKTYKDQVQEMHTRLTEATTTMFQPVSLSLGSETDSTGSNNLKIYNRTLKHLSDLLNKLTHGLSDSLVETLGASASLCDLKLDNTSVDQFKAGLDEIKQQLERQHSDALGNIGQVRGTLSIFEGIFKDYNNLVDKLNQQQPRAPSSDAAMLSAALAARDKELRALQLQLHTLRGQKEDVELLRAQIDVYKNDFEEEREARERIAAEKDNILADLQGLQRRNQDLMKELQEIRKASRPASAVSTSGAGASRVATENRVYKCPKCMRFKTQIYETMQEHLDFCLDDW; encoded by the exons ATGATGGTGGCCAGTACGATAGTGACCGATGAGGGCTCCACCGAAGAGTTGCAGAAACGTTTCGCTGAGATATTGGACGAGAACGTCATACTGAAGTCCTCGCTGCAGCAAAACAATGATTCAATGAAGCAGCAGTTCATGCTGATCAAGTCGTGTCAGGAGGATATGATGAAAACACATCTGATGCATAAGGAAAAGTTTGAAGAGACCAAAGAATTAATTGAGAGA CTGCGTCAAGAAAACAAAAAGCTCAAGCAAGACGTCTCCCGTCTAATGGAGAAGGAGGCGCTCGCCAACAATGAGAGTGGTGACCAAGTGAAGTCAGGCCCGCCGTCGGCCGTGGAGTTCGTAGCTTCCCCCGACGACGACACCATCAACAAACTCACTGCGCAGTTGGAACTCGTCGAGAAACAAAGGAGACAG GTTATAGTGGACAACGAGAAGCTGACGTGGCAGAAGGAATCGTTGGAGCACATCGTGGACGCCACTTCCAAAGAGAGGGATGATATCAAAGAGAAACTTAAAGACCTTGAG CTACAAATGTCAAACAAAGAATCAGAATACAATATGGAGATTGATAAGCTGAAGTGTCACATACAAGATCTGCAAAACCAACTGGACGCTGTCAGCAACACT ACGTACATGTCGACAGAACAGATAAGCCAGCGCGATTCCACAATACAGCAGCTGGAGGCGAAGGTGGCCAGTCTACAGACCAACCTCAAGAACGCACAGCTCAAGATCATGGAAATGGAAAATGTGAAG TTGGAGTACAGCAAATACAAATCTGAAGTGGCGAAGACTGTGAAAACTTACAAGGATCAAGTGCAAGAGATGCATACGAGACTCACTGAAGCTACAACCACG ATGTTCCAACCAGTAAGTCTGTCGCTAGGCAGTGAAACTGACAGCACTGGTTCGAACAATCTCAAAATATACAACAGGACGTTGAAACATCTGAGTGATCTACTGAACAAGTTAACGCATGG GTTATCAGATAGTCTGGTGGAAACTCTAGGTGCTTCGGCCAGTTTGTGCGACCTAAAACTGGATAATACCAGTGTAGACCAGTTCAAAGCCGGCCTCGACGAGATCAAACAACAGTTAGAGAGACAACATAGCGACGCTCTGGGCAATAT CGGTCAAGTGAGAGGCACACTATCGATATTCGAAGGCATATTCAAGGACTACAACAATCTCGTCGATAAGTTGAATCAGCAGCAACCA CGCGCGCCGTCGTCGGACGCGGCGATGCTGtcggcggcgctggcggcgcgcGACAAGGAGCTGCGCGCGCTGCAGCTGCAGCTGCACACGCTGCGGGGGCAGAAGGAGGATGTTGAACTGCTGCGCGCGCAGATCGACGTCTACAA GAACGATTTCGAAGAGGAACGCGAGGCGCGGGAGAGAATAGCGGCGGAGAAGGACAACATCCTCGCTGACCTACAGGGTCTGCAGAGACGGAACCAGGATCTAATGAAAGAG TTACAAGAAATTCGAAAGGCGTCACGTCCGGCGTCCGCCGTCTCGACTTCCGGTGCCGGGGCCAGTAGAGTCGCCACTGAGAATAGG